CCAGGTGAAGGGTCTGCAGAAACTGTGCCCTTATCTTCAGATACTCCAGCTGAAAGGTGCACGGATGCTGCGGCGAGGAGCAGGCTCGCAGGCTGGCAAGCGCTTGCTGGTAGAGATTGCTAGCCATCTCCAAACGCTTCATCAGCGGCATTAAAGGTTCCGGTGCCACCTTTGCTGCATAATTGTCCCTCATGTAGGCGTATTCCAAGCCATAGTTAAGAATGCACTCCGCCTGCGAGATCTGCGAAAGTGCCACCAGGAAATAGTGCATATGATCGCTGATAACAATCTGGGAGACCTTGGTGTAAATGTGAGCAGCCACATAGTGGTGACCATAACGACTTGCGGTGCGTGCAATCCTGTAAAGCGTCCAGCAATTGAGCCTACCCAGGCACTTTTCAAAGCACTGAACAACCTTTTGCGGCAGGTAGCAGCCCATGGTGGTTTGAAGCACCAATGAACTCAGGATCTCCACGCTGCGCAACTGTTGCTCGCAGTTCTCCTGGTCTATAATAGTGTTTAGTTTGTGCAGGATGAGCGGTAAGCGAGCTAGCATGGGATTAATCTAAAATTAAACAGTATTAGAATAGGGTTAATTGATGTTTTAATGCAGATGATACCTTAGGCGGGGGCAATTCATCGGTGTCCATCGCGTTGTCGTCTCCTATTAAATCCTCTGCGGTGGAGAAGGCGTACTTGCGCATCTGAAAGTGCTCACACAGACCGACGAGTGCCTCGCACATAAGTTCCGCATTGGCTGGCGGATAGGCACCTTTATCTCCCAGAGTATTGGTCACGATCTCGATGAAGGAAGTTCCAAATTCAGCGTTGGCTTGCGTGATCCTTATGCCGTATGTCAACACTCTACGCAGATCACGGGTGCACTCCGCCCGCTTGGCCGTGCAGAGAAGCAATCCTTCCATGTGTAGGTTAACCATATGTAGTATATCGTCCACCTGCTCACCGCTGTCCTCCTTTTTAAGGCCGAATGCCACTAGAACCGACAAAACTGCCATGGCCTGAGTGGCAGTGGTGTAGTCGTCCAGCTTGCTGATGCACTGGATGCACAGGCGAAGCAGAGCTACGCGATGCTCGCGAAGCAGCTGCTGGCAGGTAAGCGGACACTCGCTCAGCTTCAGCAGGATGGAAAGGAAGAGGAACTGCTCCTTGGAATTGGTACACAGTTCGAATCGGTCAATGAGAGCTTTGATGGCTGGCTTGGGCCAGGCATGAACGCTCTGGCGTCCAGCCAACTCGTTAAAGGAGCGCAGCACCTGGATGCGCACGGGTGTCCTTAAGTCCTGCATGAAATCCAGCAGAACATCCAGCTGGCCAGGCACTCCCACCAACGTTCGTGATGATAGTTGAGTGAGGGTGTCTATGATGGCCACCACAAAGCTCTGGGCCGGGTATTTGGGCAGAAGGTCCATGCACAGTCTGCTGACCAGCGACGCTGTGGTCGCCTCGTGGTGCATGTGTCGCAGCACGGGAATCAGGAGCAGCTTCATCGGCACGGGCACCTGTAGCGATTCGATCATGTCCGAAATCTTGGCGCACATACTGATGGCAAAAGAACTGGACTGGGCGGCAAAGCAGCTGCTGGCATAGATGGCGGCCTCCACTTCGACAGTATCGTGGCTATCCAGAGCACGTCGAATGGCATGATGCACCTGTTGCTTCTCGGGAATCACACGGGAAACAGCGCCCAAGGTGCGCAGGAGTAGAGCACGCGCCACCGGATCGTTGGAGTGCATCACGACGAAAATGCAACGCACAAAGTTGTCAATGTTGAGGATCTTGTCCAAGTGATTCTCGCTCTGCTGGCAAACACGGAGCACCCAGAAGCGCAAGAGATTCGAACCGCTGACAAAGTAGTCCGCCAGCTTTATGAACGACGAGTTGATGAGTATGGGAAAAGGATACTTCTCAAAGAGGCGCGGAAAACGGACGACCGCCTCGCACTGGATGCCCTGCTTGGTGCTTCGCAATCCCTTGTCCAGTTCCATGAGCACCGCGTTCGAATCGTGCTCATTTTCGTTCAGGAAGCTCTCGTTGAAGGTGCTCACACGGGTGC
This portion of the Drosophila santomea strain STO CAGO 1482 chromosome 3L, Prin_Dsan_1.1, whole genome shotgun sequence genome encodes:
- the LOC120447726 gene encoding integrator complex subunit 7, yielding MAHLTGTRVSTFNESFLNENEHDSNAVLMELDKGLRSTKQGIQCEAVVRFPRLFEKYPFPILINSSFIKLADYFVSGSNLLRFWVLRVCQQSENHLDKILNIDNFVRCIFVVMHSNDPVARALLLRTLGAVSRVIPEKQQVHHAIRRALDSHDTVEVEAAIYASSCFAAQSSSFAISMCAKISDMIESLQVPVPMKLLLIPVLRHMHHEATTASLVSRLCMDLLPKYPAQSFVVAIIDTLTQLSSRTLVGVPGQLDVLLDFMQDLRTPVRIQVLRSFNELAGRQSVHAWPKPAIKALIDRFELCTNSKEQFLFLSILLKLSECPLTCQQLLREHRVALLRLCIQCISKLDDYTTATQAMAVLSVLVAFGLKKEDSGEQVDDILHMVNLHMEGLLLCTAKRAECTRDLRRVLTYGIRITQANAEFGTSFIEIVTNTLGDKGAYPPANAELMCEALVGLCEHFQMRKYAFSTAEDLIGDDNAMDTDELPPPKINPMLARLPLILHKLNTIIDQENCEQQLRSVEILSSLVLQTTMGCYLPQKVVQCFEKCLGRLNCWTLYRIARTASRYGHHYVAAHIYTKVSQIVISDHMHYFLVALSQISQAECILNYGLEYAYMRDNYAAKVAPEPLMPLMKRLEMASNLYQQALASLRACSSPQHPCTFQLEYLKIRAQFLQTLHLAVTVKNAQVIVPPPAIAGSLAQNSRDYLQKFGHVTNQLRKLVKALKACEETYARLYKSSFDADHVTLEFLEVAEFQCALFAHIIESICYATPPEPPVFLTTGDHPETRYFAASCQRMEQMQKNLPQEPANAKTISNRHLDVIIAQIEIITKTPLCLPRYCFQILQSTQIKLSVSPQPRSATEPVNVQSGSNLVIKVEGVLQHFSKQKKHFRRVESVQLSLTSQLITPPPRSSQELPKLGANDTVTLNQIVKPQRDFLSGSFLLPISSGGHFQVTLETFVVDENGITWCTGPKSSMVVRVLEDPSKQGAPAPSTSQAVGQTRRF